The genomic region GAGATACTATTATCCTTgtattacagatgggaaattgagagGCTATGTGATTTATCCAGtcacgcaggaagtctgtggcagagaagggacttgaacccaggactCCCAAGTCCTCAGCTAGAGCTCTAATCACTGGACCAGCCTTACTCTTGTGCTGAAGCTCTCTAGGACTGaccaaagaaagattaaatttaTAATACACAATGGaataactatcagaggggtagctgtgttagtctactGTTGCTTAGGTGCCTGGTGATGATAGCACCCCCCGGGCACCATGTGAGCTTTCACATGAATGTGCACACTAAGACTAGGTCTTCATTTGCCCCAGAATCCTTCCTGTCTATCTGAACAGGAGTTAAGCAGTACTCACTGTTGTGTTGTCCCCCTGCAAGGCAGGAAGATTTCTCCACATGAAGCAGGTCTCTGGGTTGCTCAAGCCCTTGGCTTCCAGCCTAGGGGAAGCCTAATAGATGAAACTAGCAGTCAGACCTCTCTCATTGGATAGTGGCGTTCAAGAAATACTTCCCAATCCAGACTTGTTTGCTTGCCTTTCTTTCTACTGTTTTTGGCCCCTTgactggggagaagggggacctGACAGGCTGGCTTCGTCTTTACTACTTGTCTCCAGTAGCCATTttggaggcaggtgggggtggtTAAAGAGAAGAGAGACACCTCTTGTGAAGGTGAGGGTAGCTAGACTCTTCTGAGAATTAAAAAGGAACTCTCTCTCCTACCCTGGAGAAAACAACCGAGGGTTACAACTCTTTCTGCTGCTAGAAGCCAACTCCCCTATCTCCTCCCCAAATAATGGGCTGGGGTAGATTTGCTGTGAGTACCTGAACAGTCCCAGTGTCTACAGGGTGTGATTGGTTTTCCAAGCATGTCAGTCAGGCTGCTGGCCTAGTAACTCCTCCTCTTCTCTAGTCCATCCCCCATTGTCCAGGTTTCACCCACACAGGTTAGGATGTCAATTTCTGTATCAATTTCCTCACCTCTACATCCATGCTGCTTCTTCAAAACAGCAAGGAGGCAACACCAAAAATAGAGAGGATGATGATAATAATGATTGGTACCATGTGTGATTCAACTATTACTGGCATtttatttctgcttttttttcctcccttttccctTATTGCAATTTAAATGAATAAGGAGGAAGAAAGGGAACTATAGCTCTTGTCTACCGGGAGTTTTCCTGGAAGATTCTATAGTCATCAAGGGAGAACTAGTAGGATGAcaaggcaaaaagaaaaaaaaaaatcttttgtgcACATTAACAAATCTGGAATAGGGTGAATGTTCACAACTTCAGCAAAATAAGTTTAGGTACACAAATGCTAACATTTTGCACCTACAACGATCCCGGTGATAAACTACCTAATGCCCAGATCTTGCCAAGCTTGGTGAGTTAGACCCAgactttaaagatatttaggtgctgcTCTGCTCAGGGTTGCAAGAtcgaaggcccagatcctcagaagtatttaatttaggagcctaactccaattgatttcaatgggagttagatgcataaatacttttgaggatttgggcctaagtgacttaggtgtccaagtctcattttcagaagtgatttaggcacttaggagactAAATTTCATTAAAAGTCAATGAGGCTCAGAGCCACAAGGGACTTACATGTCTAAATCCCACTGCAAGCCACAAAAACCCTCATTTAGCTGCTGCCTAACTTtgcaggtgcctaaactcactcatcACCAAATTTTTCATTATACAGTTCTCTAACTGCCTAAATTTCTGCCTGTAGGCATGCACATTGGTCAGGAATATGGCTAGACATTCATCTCACACCTAAGCTCCGGCAGGATCCTCAAATCAGGTAACGACAGGCTATTTTGCCTGTGGGGCTAATTGGGCAAGTGTGTTCTGAGCACACAAAATGGCCAGAAAGCCCAATTATCCTGTTTAACCGAGTGGTTAGGGGACTTTCTTAGGATGTGAAAGACCTTGGTttaattcccttctctgcctgatgacAGACAGGGAATTCAACAAGGGTTTCCCCTCTCACAGGGGTGCCCAACCActggactatgggatattctgtgtgggtctccctcagtctctcccgttgaagccattccactttgtaaaaataattaaatatacatTGGTTCAGacagagagtgagaatgactctatagtctGGGGGTAAAGGATCGCTGGTCAAATCCATTCTCTCATCAGGAAGAGGGAGAACTCAGCCAGAGTCTCCCATATCCCCAGGTGaataccctaaccactaggctaaaggtGTTCAGGAGGCCTCCTCCTCTACAAACACACTCTCCCATTTTGTGTGTAGGTAGGTACACCACTAGGTGCCTACAGTGCCTGACTCCAGAAGGGTTTCCTGCTATGGGTCCCTCCTgcctggagttaggcaccaaactctGTGAGAGAGGCATGACTTAGGGCACACCCTTCTCTTCAGTATCTGCTATTGACTAGCTTAGGTAACTCCGTTCCTAACATGCTGgatttgtggatcccattctcaagtgcctctctctctctctctctccccccacattgtATAAGGAGCTTAGAAACTAATGCAGGGTTTATGGATTCTGctgggtgcctaaaagttaggcaatGCTAcattcagcattgcaatgcccaagtccctttgtggatctggccctgaGCCTTTACCAAACTAAAACTGGGACCACGTCACGGTTCCCACTTCagtttctttattaataaaagagACTGTTCTGACTGCCTCACAGGGATAAAGAGTTACTGAACATATACAGGCATGGTTGTGACTGAAGCTGAGGGAAGGATCTAGAGTTAATTGGAATAGAGGTGTATCTAAATTTTTGCAATTAATGTACAGGCACACCAGCTGTATTACCTCAGTGAACTATTATCTCTATAATTTTCATAAGTAACCATTATTAGTAACAATCATGACCACTAATATATCAGGCATGATATATAATATGCTTTGCAGCTATATCACCCGGCCTATGATCTACTCAGTGCTTACAACCTCATCAATGGCAGGCTAGGTCAAGCACTTGGATACGAGATCTTCAAGGAACACCTAGGAGCTGTAAAAATGACATTGATCGCAGTACTTTCTTTTCAGGTTAATACTGAAATAATGCTACAGAGCATGGGGTCAGGAAGCACTGTGCTAAAATAGGTGCCAAGTTTCAGAAAGGATGTAAAACAGAGGTCCTGCCCACATGTGGTCATTAAAAAAAGGTCCTACCCACTCACAGTCTCCAGCACTTGTAGGAGAGCTGCTAAGCCTGCTATCCACACAAATTTCATCTGAAGTAATTGGTCCTAATGAATGCTATTGCTAATAGTCTCAGACAATGCTAGGGACTAgggatgggatccacaaaaggacttaggcattGTAATGCCAAGCATCAAGCccaatgactgttccactgtggctaTTTAGTTATTGGACCAGAGAGAATGGGAATTACTCTGTTGCCCTGTGGTTAGGGCAtgcacctgggaggtgggagactttgggtccagtccccctgctctttTATAATTTTCCACaagagcttcaacaggagaaactgagggagCACCACAGCAAAACATCCCATAGCTCAGTAGCTAGAGAACTCTCCTGAGAGATAGGACACCCCGTTCAAATCCTCTCTTTTGTCTGCTGGCAGAAATAGGGGGAATTgactgggtcttccacatcccaggggagtgctCTCACCTCTCGGCTATAAGTTATACGGTGGTCCGCTCCTTCTCCAGCTgtattttgaatgggacccaattTAGTAGGCACCCTGAAAACACACCAAATGCCTACCTTCCCCTCGTTTGTGGCTCGCTCTAGGGCTTAGTGGAAGATAGGTACCCAGGAAGACTAGAggaaggcagcagtgtgcataccCAGAGACTGAAACATAGGTGTATATGAAATTTTTACCCTGAAaaaactttaggcacctaaactcactttgTGCTTACAGGATTGGCAAGAGTTTTAtggatcacagtggagccaaAACAGGATATAGGTGCCTACATCCAAGGTTTAGACACTTAAGAACTTTTGTGGATTCCATCCTATATAGGTATGAAGACTCAACTATGCTCTTGCTGTAATGGATTTTCCTTCAGGAGCTTGCAGTCACTGCACGCCACGCCTGTGTTACACATGCCAAAGTACTTTTTCCCAGTGATGCTAGTCTGACACTTTTTCCCATTTAAGTTTATGTTCTTTTTCTGAGCTATGCACCTAAACTATGCTCTCTCCCTTACTGCTCACGCTACCTATTTTGTGCTGTGTCACTgaccccttcctcctcctgcatAGTCACTCCTCCAACAATCTCTCTACAGCCTCTCATCACTCTTCTAGTTTTTTATCTTCTACTATTCTAGCTCAGTCCTGCTCTGGTATGCATGAAGCTGGTAGGCAGAACAACGAGCAAGGGATTCAGCAGAACTGGCCAAGGAGAAACATTAGTAGCAAAAATTTAAACAAAAGGTTTAATTTTGGCATATTACTATTTTACATTCTAACAAGGTCTGATTTTTTGGGAAAGGAGATTCATAGGGAGCAGTAGAATATAGTAACTGTATAGGGACACAATTACTTTATCGCAACTCACAAAGCTCCAAgcccatattttaattttaaaccaCCACTTTCAGCAGTCTGGTTTGAACAGTGACTTTCCATATAGCTTACTTCCTAGTTACACCATTAATTTGTAAGTACAAATAAATTGATACAGGAGTGGAGTTTGTGAAAAGGGAAGAGTAACAGATGACTGCTTTCATAGGAGGGTAGGTGAACTAAACTAATCTGAACTGCTTTAGTTTATCACAAAGACATTTAATTTATTTCATTATACTCTGTGGGCAAGTTAAAGCACCCCAAAGCCTTAACATATTCAAGGAGATGAGTGTAGCGGACAAAGGCTCCTTCAGAAAGCAATATTTAATAAAACTTAAATTAGGTCTCAGAAGAGTCATAGAATGTATATTAACTATGGCACCAACACTTGAGATATTCTATTCATATGCATGTGTTTTAAAGTAATtgccattacacacacacacatccaaaaatgattttaatataGGTATGGATATAGCTTCTGTTGAATCATCCACTTAATTTTTTGGGGTGTGAGGCTAGAGAAATGAAGAGGGGCCACAAGAGAGATGGCTAATGAACAGTCCACAGATAAGAAGGCTAAATGTTCATGTAAGAAACAAGAGACATTTTTTTCATTAGTTACGATGGGAGATGGCAAATCTACATCCAGATCTAAAGGTTTTCATTTTTCCAAATGGAGTGGGATATTTCAACAAATGAGTTAAAATACCCTAATTTGTCTTTCAAGTTTTGTAGAACGCATGTTTTAATAAAGTTATCATTTAGCTAGAATAATCAAGTTCATTATTTATTCTGATCAATATTTATAGAGAAACAGGAAGATGCCTAAATAAGTATGGGAAAAATCCCTACGATTATACAAGTCTGATTTTCCTCTAAATTCTTCACACATGGTACTACAAAATACTAGGTGTGAATCATaaggcagccaaaaaaaaaaaaaaagagcgtgTGCGTTTTGTTCTAAAGAGGGATTTAAAAAGAGGGAACTGATTCACTGATTCAGGGAGTTACAGATTATTATGGCAACCAAACTGAGAAAGCAACTTTCCCCGCCAAATACTTGAGGGAGGCATGGAGGAAGGAAACTAGAAGGATATATAATCAAGTTTTGAAAACCAGGAGGGCAATTTTTAATTGTATGAAAAATAAATTAGTGAAGATGAGGAGAAAATGGGGGTGGTACAGCTTTATTTACAGAAAATAGTTTGGAGACCACATTCTGcaactccccctcttccccacccccccaaaaaaatactTAGTAAAAGAGCAGGTATTCAATAAGAACATAAATGTGGAAGTGCAATAGCCAACGCCAGGCGCAATAAAAGACAACTAAGGATTCCACAGCAAGTAGATCAAAAGAAGGATGAACACTGGGAACGCTCTGGAGACAGTGATAGATCAACTCCCATGTTTAAGTCTAAGGAAGTAAAAGATGTAAGGTCTAGGACAACTATGATTTCTGGTCCTGAGTAGACATCTAAAGTCTGAATTTCTGAGAATGAGAGCAGAACCAGAGATACAGGACTAAGAGGATCAAAACAGAAAGACCGAGCAAGTTTAGAAAGAGGGAAGGTTAGGTATTCTATAAAACTAACATTCCTTCCCATCACCTTAGTCTTGATGCTGTGAGTTCTAACATGAAAAACATCATCAAAATTTTTCTTGTACCTGTGATGACCACAAGGATTTTAATGTACATTATATCGCACTAGAGCCAGAAACAAGTTGCTGTTGCTATGGTATTAAAGGATAATTTTAATATTGAAAATTGTTAAGGGCCTGCTCTTGCAGCTCTTAGTGATCCTGGTAATCCAACAGCAGTCATTTTTTCATCAATCTTTAGCCAAAGTGTTCTAATAgcaagagtcaaaacaaaacaaacaaaaaccacaggGGTAGATCCTTAGCTAGTGTAAACTATCATAACTGACCTGAAGTCAATAACAATTTATACCAACTAAAAATTAGACCTTTGAGTGTACCAAGGTTAAATAATGCTTGAAAGACTTACATATTTCAGCAGACCGCTAGTATGAATCGGAGTCCCACTAGAACAGAAGCTCCTGGGTGAATTTTGTTTGAGCTTTCTAAGCTGCAGGCCAGACATACATATTACATTTTAGAACCAATGATCCTTCTGTTTGAGTTCACTTTGTTTATCCATTAAATCTCTTTAAAAGTACGCATCAGCTTATCATATTTAAATACCTTCCTTTAAGGCAATAATTAACTGCCTTCACTGTATCTGACATCTACAAGCTGCAATATCTGATTTGATTGACTGTCTTCAAAATGGAACATGCTATGAATAAACTGTAGAGCACTGAATGAAATCATGGAATCAGGGCCCTAATGCCTACAGCAATATTTTGTCTTAAGAAATAATTTCTGTGTTCAGATGTTTTCCACCATTATATTGCAACAATACAtgctcacagaatcatagaaacacaGGTCTGGAAGGGGCCTTAAAAGGTCATCTACTCAAGTACTGTAAGCCTATATTATACTATTCTTCTGCTAAACCATACAAGTTGCTTGggcatttttctttctaaatccctcttttcattttcagtttataCATCTACTTTATTGGGAATGGTCAGAATACAGtaacttttatttaaatagaaaacaCATTTGGACATGTCCTTGATTTTTTGTACCCACTGTAGTTCACTAATATACTTTTATTAGCCAATTTAAAATGGCTAGTAAGGGTAGTTTCAACCTAGTGAGCAAACaagacattcagaaactgacattCTAGAATTCCCATTAAACACTAAGTAAGATGAACTGCATAGCAGAGGTGCTCTTTAGACCTATCACATTAAACAGGTATATTCTcctaaaaattaaaatgctttttATGCATTGATATTGGTTTAACAAATGATACTGTACATTTTATATCATAATTAAATTTGTATGCTGGACGCTACACAGACTATTTTAAACCTCAATTATATAAAACAATAATAGTGAAGTTGGTACAAATATTCCTCTTTTCCCATAAATACATCTAACGCCAAACAAAGTTTGAAGTTGTGTGGGTGTTTTACTAttgctgttcttaaaaaaaaaaaaaaaaaaaagttacataaaTACCACCTTATCTTGGTCAAAAGTTTAGTAATTAAGTTTTAGGGACCCATCCCACAAACCGTGGCATCCAACACTAACTTTCCTCATCTGATTAATCCTACTAAAGGCAATGGGATGACCGATGCAAGTGTTTACAAGGTTGGTCTTTCAGACAGCAAATAGAAACTAAAAAGTAAAATAGTTTCCGTTATGTAAGTGAAAAATAGTTTTTACTTAAAATAGAAAGATTGAGTAGCTTGTTTCTTAGAATTTTGAAAAAAACCTCAGTACCAAAATTTAAGAACTTTGAAGAGTAGCTATTTACAGTATAAAACAATGTGTATATTATATTCAACTGCATATTACAAATCACATCTAGTAGAAGCATTTTGGTGTGTCAAGGATTTATTTAGTATGACCTGTAGTTTTATGAATTGGAAGTGCCATGTCTAGACCAATTATGCAACAGACAAGGATGAACAAATCAAGTCAAAGATATACAGAGAATGGAGTTGCAGATGATATCCAACCAATTCAGAAGGATCCCGAGGATTATCAGCTATCATTTAAAGTGCTGTCAAAATAAATCTGGCACataaacttttcattttttcaaaCTGATATACATGGGTACTAAAACCTAGTAGCAGGCTAACAAATGTGCCATTGTTGGGTCATCTACAGGGCTATTATGGCCTCTATGAGATTTGTTCACTCCTGCACAAAAATAACTAGACACACAGGTCCAAATCAAAGCAGAGAAGGCAGACAGGGCAATGCCAGGAGGCGGCAAAGTCCAGAATCCATTTCTCCCTCTAGGACAAACTTCTCCTCAACATCCAAGGGCACGAGGCACCTGCTGCTGTGAGGCCCTTTCCCTCCTGCTGCGTGGGGCTCCTTGGGGCCTCCGCCAGATGCTGTGGCTTCTCCTGCAGAAAGCTCCCGTGCCTACTTCTGGGACCCCAAAAACCTGTAGGGCAGAGGAGCCCCGCTGTGAGGCGGCCCCAGGGTGCAGCCGGCTGGGTCCGCCTCAGGTAGCAAAGGGGGGCTGGAGAGAGTGATAGGGGCTCCTCACCCCAGTGacctggctgtggggggggtccTCCAACCACTGCGGAGCCCCGTCAGCCTCCCCCTGGTTATAGGGGCGGCACCAGGCTCTTCTTCTCCGGCGGCTGCTGCCCCGGGGGCTGTTGCTGCTCCCCGTCCAACTCCCGCAGCAGCTCATCCAGCTCCCCGTCCTCCTCCAGCCCGTCCTGGGCTCGGCGGCGCCGCAGCTGCTGCAGGGCCCGGCGGTGCCTCTCCTGCAGCCGCCGCAGCTGGGCCGCGAGCGCcgcttcctcctcctgctgctcggGGGCGGAGCCCGGGCGGGGCGGCGCGTCGGGCTCCGGgccgggccccagcagcgcctgGCGGAAGAGGCTGCGGTTCTCCCGCCTCAGCCGGCGGTTCTCCAGCCGCAGCCGCGCGTTCTCGTCCCGCAGCCGCACGTTCTGGCGCTCCCGCTCCTCGCGGGCCCGCACCGCCTCGCTGTGGCTGGCGGCCAAGTCCGCGTATCGCTCCGCCAGCTGCTGCGGCGAGCCGCCCGCCAGGCCCCGCCAGCCGCACGCCGCCTCGCCTCCGCCAACGgctgccccccggcccctccGCGAGCCCGCGCCGGGCCCGCAGCTCCAGCGCCGTCCAGCACCGCGCATGCGCCTCATCCGTGCTGTGCCTTCGCTGCTCTGGCTCCGCCCGCCTCCTCGGCGCAGCCGCGGAAGAGAGACGCTGAATGATGACGCTGCGTTATGCAAACGAGAGGGCGGGGCTATAGTCTGCTGGAGCGGAGGGGGAAGTGGTGACAGCTGTGAACagctggggctgccagctgttTTGGTGCCTGCCCTTCCAGGGCCAGATGTGCAGGAGAAGCCGCAGGGGAGCAcctctccctttttaaaatagcAGAATTCACCCACTAAATCATTTGGCGAAGGTCAGGGCACCTGCTCTGAAAATACAAAGCACCAAAGCGATCCAGCAAGCCACCCTTTCCGAAATTATTACAAAAAGATTCAAATTGCTGATTACTATttcatcattatttatttatgtagtgATAACAATATGCCCCCACTTTATACAGCATACACAAAGTCCCTGTGCCAAAGGGCTTACACGataaaggcctgatcctacaaatgcTACTGAGCATAGCAATCATACTGGATTAACAAAATCCCGTACAGGCTCTAGACCTGAAGATCTAAACTGACAACTAAATATATTTGTACTGCTTACTGCCAGggatagttccactgaagtcagtggaattttcTAACCGAAGACTGCCATGTGAAAAAAACTAATTTATATGAGTAATCCCACTAGAGGAAATAAAAGTCCCTATTGTGAAGAGCCCAAATCAATGTAATTCCATGGAGTGCAGATGTAAATGCAAgtaggatctgggccttaggcctCAATCCTTCAAACATTTATCCACGTAAGTAACTTTCTATGACTGCGTAGTCCTACTGGGTTCATTGGGATTATTCATATGCATATAGTATTACATGTGCGTATATATGTTCAGGATTGGAGTgtcagattgtaaactccttgtgATAGAGACCATGTGTTACTGTATGCTCTGCACAGCACTGAGCACTGTTTGCGCCTGAGCCAAAAGCCCCATCAAGGTCAGTGGAaggaatcccattgattttaatggatttTAGATCAAGTGCTCAACAAAACAGTAAATAATAATTTTTAGAACTGTTCCTTCCATAACAGGCAGGTGCTTATTTACAACattattaaaaaaattgaaaatcacTGTAGCCTGGAAGTAATCTCAGTATTGCTGTAAAGTAATTTTGCCAGATCTGCTGGTCAGCAAAAATGAATTTATAGCAAATATTTCCAGTAATAAACTCCAAAGGAGAGGCTGACTGAGAGCGTGAAAATAATTTAATGCAAATAGGTGACCAATCTGAAATAAATAGACACTAAAATTTAACAGTTTTACTGTTTGTGTTTAGAAAATTGGTAGACGTGCCTATCATCAGGGCACCCTGGCACTTTATATcaaaataagggcctgatccccaAAACTGCTGAGCCCCCTGAACCTGTGTTGAAATTAATCAGAGTAGAAAGTACTTATCCCCCAGTGAATTAGGCC from Chrysemys picta bellii isolate R12L10 chromosome 6, ASM1138683v2, whole genome shotgun sequence harbors:
- the TUSC1 gene encoding tumor suppressor candidate gene 1 protein, producing MRRMRGAGRRWSCGPGAGSRRGRGAAVGGGEAACGWRGLAGGSPQQLAERYADLAASHSEAVRAREERERQNVRLRDENARLRLENRRLRRENRSLFRQALLGPGPEPDAPPRPGSAPEQQEEEAALAAQLRRLQERHRRALQQLRRRRAQDGLEEDGELDELLRELDGEQQQPPGQQPPEKKSLVPPL